A window from Plectropomus leopardus isolate mb chromosome 3, YSFRI_Pleo_2.0, whole genome shotgun sequence encodes these proteins:
- the plaat1 gene encoding phospholipase A and acyltransferase 1 isoform X2 — MASNDPDLPDPSGDPQPGDLIEIFRPAYQHWALYLGDGYIINLTPVDENQAAAMSSVKSVFSRKAVVRMQLLKEVVGSDSYRINNKYDHNHTPLPTSEIIQRAQVLIGQEVSYDLLGSNCEHFVTLLRYGEGFPSRLHGPLGPSVW; from the exons ATGGCCTCTAATGACCCTGACCTTCCTGACCCCTCTGGTGACCCCCAGCCTGGTGACCTCATCGAGATCTTCAGACCAGCCTATCAGCACTGGGCTCTCTACCTGGGAGACGGTTACATCATCAACTTAACTCCTGTTG atGAGAACCAGGCAGCCGCCATGTCCAGTGTGAAGTCTGTCTTTAGCCGGAAGGCGGTGGTGCGCATGCAGCTGCTGAAGGAGGTGGTGGGAAGCGACTCGTACCGTATCAACAACAAGTACGACCACAACCACACCCCCCTGCCCACCTCTGAGATCATTCAGCGAGCACAAGTCCTCATCGGCCAGGAGGTGTCTTACGACCTGCTGGGGAGCAACTGCGAGCACTTTGTTACCCTTCTGCGCTACGGGGAGGGGTTTCCGAGCAG GCTACACGGGCCATTGGGGCCATCAGTTTGGTGA
- the plaat1 gene encoding phospholipase A and acyltransferase 1 isoform X3: protein MDKQQQNSAMASNDPDLPDPSGDPQPGDLIEIFRPAYQHWALYLGDGYIINLTPVDENQAAAMSSVKSVFSRKAVVRMQLLKEVVGSDSYRINNKYDHNHTPLPTSEIIQRAQVLIGQEVSYDLLGSNCEHFVTLLRYGEGLSPQATRAIGAISLVTAAASAFSVLGLINTRSRNRPF, encoded by the exons AtggataaacaacaacaaaactctgCT ATGGCCTCTAATGACCCTGACCTTCCTGACCCCTCTGGTGACCCCCAGCCTGGTGACCTCATCGAGATCTTCAGACCAGCCTATCAGCACTGGGCTCTCTACCTGGGAGACGGTTACATCATCAACTTAACTCCTGTTG atGAGAACCAGGCAGCCGCCATGTCCAGTGTGAAGTCTGTCTTTAGCCGGAAGGCGGTGGTGCGCATGCAGCTGCTGAAGGAGGTGGTGGGAAGCGACTCGTACCGTATCAACAACAAGTACGACCACAACCACACCCCCCTGCCCACCTCTGAGATCATTCAGCGAGCACAAGTCCTCATCGGCCAGGAGGTGTCTTACGACCTGCTGGGGAGCAACTGCGAGCACTTTGTTACCCTTCTGCGCTACGGGGAGGG CTTGTCTCCTCAGGCTACACGGGCCATTGGGGCCATCAGTTTGGTGACGGCAGCAGCCAGTGCCTTCTCCGTCCTGGGACTGATCAACACACGATCCAGAAACAGGCCTTTCTGA
- the plaat1 gene encoding phospholipase A and acyltransferase 1 isoform X1, which translates to MDKQQQNSAMASNDPDLPDPSGDPQPGDLIEIFRPAYQHWALYLGDGYIINLTPVDENQAAAMSSVKSVFSRKAVVRMQLLKEVVGSDSYRINNKYDHNHTPLPTSEIIQRAQVLIGQEVSYDLLGSNCEHFVTLLRYGEGFPSRLHGPLGPSVW; encoded by the exons AtggataaacaacaacaaaactctgCT ATGGCCTCTAATGACCCTGACCTTCCTGACCCCTCTGGTGACCCCCAGCCTGGTGACCTCATCGAGATCTTCAGACCAGCCTATCAGCACTGGGCTCTCTACCTGGGAGACGGTTACATCATCAACTTAACTCCTGTTG atGAGAACCAGGCAGCCGCCATGTCCAGTGTGAAGTCTGTCTTTAGCCGGAAGGCGGTGGTGCGCATGCAGCTGCTGAAGGAGGTGGTGGGAAGCGACTCGTACCGTATCAACAACAAGTACGACCACAACCACACCCCCCTGCCCACCTCTGAGATCATTCAGCGAGCACAAGTCCTCATCGGCCAGGAGGTGTCTTACGACCTGCTGGGGAGCAACTGCGAGCACTTTGTTACCCTTCTGCGCTACGGGGAGGGGTTTCCGAGCAG GCTACACGGGCCATTGGGGCCATCAGTTTGGTGA